The following are from one region of the Capsicum annuum cultivar UCD-10X-F1 chromosome 1, UCD10Xv1.1, whole genome shotgun sequence genome:
- the LOC107870378 gene encoding acyl-CoA-binding protein has translation MPLKEEFEEHAEKAKTLPESTTNENKLILYGLYKQATVGNVNTSRPGIFNMRDRAKWDAWKAVEGKSTDEAMNDYITKVKQLLEEAVASA, from the exons ATGCCTTTGAAG GAGGAATTTGAAGAGCATGCTGAGAAGGCTAAGACATTGCCAGAAAGTACCACCAATGAGAACAAGCTTATTCTTTATGGTCTTTACAAGCAGGCCACTGTTGGCAATGTCAACACAA GCCGTCCTGGTATCTTCAACATGAGGGACAGAGCAAAGTGGGACGCATGGAAGGCTGTTGAAG GAAAATCCACCGATGAAGCTATGAACGACTACATTACCAAGGTGAAACAGTTGCTGGAAGAAGCTGTTGCTTCAGCTTAA